The proteins below are encoded in one region of Thioalkalivibrio sp. K90mix:
- a CDS encoding MBL fold metallo-hydrolase RNA specificity domain-containing protein has protein sequence MAQLTFQGATGEVTGSRYLLETDDARILLECGLHQGNSEADEANRASLTELAETINAVILSHGHLDHSGLLPKLVRDGYRGPIYCTPGTEELLEIMLEDAAFVMSKDIEWENKWRRRADKPLLEPIYDIDDVATTLGLCRAIPYGDTHTIAGDVRLTFRDAGHILGSAIVDLIVPSGGRDRHLVFSGDLGNADAVLMHAPTRPEHADHVLLESTYGNRDHRPMDETVEEFAQVLAEADKSGGNVLIPAFAVGRTQEILYHLSMLHHAGRLPQQKVFLDSPMAIKVTELYARLRRTLDPEDMDRLHQAANGDPNGYLPGLQVCRTVEESMAINRITGGAIIIAGSGMCNGGRIRHHMKYNLWRREAHLVIVGFQAAGTLGRRLVDGAEKVKLLGEDVAVNAKVHTLGGFSAHAGRSQLLDWARGFQHQPVFHLVHGEPEAREALAAGLRDELGAEAHVPAFGETITL, from the coding sequence ATGGCACAACTGACCTTTCAGGGGGCGACCGGCGAAGTCACCGGGTCGCGTTATCTCCTCGAGACCGACGACGCCCGCATCCTTCTGGAATGCGGCCTGCATCAGGGCAACAGCGAGGCGGACGAGGCGAATCGCGCCTCGCTGACCGAGCTGGCGGAAACGATCAATGCGGTGATCCTGTCGCACGGGCATCTGGATCACTCGGGGCTATTGCCCAAGCTCGTGCGCGACGGCTACCGCGGGCCGATCTACTGCACACCGGGCACGGAGGAGCTGCTCGAGATCATGCTCGAGGACGCCGCGTTCGTGATGAGCAAGGACATCGAGTGGGAGAACAAGTGGCGCCGCCGCGCGGACAAGCCCCTGCTGGAGCCAATCTACGACATCGATGATGTCGCAACCACGCTGGGACTTTGCCGGGCCATCCCCTACGGCGACACCCACACCATCGCGGGCGATGTCCGACTGACCTTTCGCGATGCCGGGCATATCCTCGGTTCAGCCATCGTGGACCTGATCGTGCCATCCGGCGGGCGCGACCGGCACCTGGTCTTCTCCGGAGACCTCGGCAATGCCGACGCGGTCCTGATGCACGCTCCGACCCGCCCGGAACACGCGGACCACGTGCTGCTGGAGAGCACCTATGGCAACCGCGACCACCGCCCGATGGACGAGACGGTCGAGGAATTTGCTCAAGTGCTGGCCGAGGCCGACAAGAGCGGCGGCAACGTGCTGATCCCGGCCTTCGCCGTGGGGCGCACGCAGGAGATCCTCTACCACCTGAGCATGCTGCATCACGCCGGCCGCCTGCCGCAGCAGAAGGTCTTCCTCGACAGCCCGATGGCCATCAAGGTCACCGAGCTCTACGCCCGCCTGCGCCGGACGCTGGACCCGGAGGACATGGACCGGCTGCACCAGGCCGCGAACGGCGACCCGAACGGCTATCTGCCCGGGCTTCAGGTCTGCCGCACGGTGGAGGAATCCATGGCGATCAACCGCATCACCGGTGGCGCGATCATCATCGCCGGCTCCGGCATGTGCAACGGCGGACGCATCCGTCACCACATGAAATACAACCTGTGGCGACGCGAGGCGCACCTGGTGATCGTCGGCTTCCAGGCGGCGGGTACGTTGGGACGGCGGCTGGTGGACGGCGCCGAGAAGGTCAAGCTGCTGGGCGAAGACGTTGCAGTGAACGCGAAGGTCCACACCCTGGGCGGCTTTTCCGCCCACGCCGGGCGCAGCCAGCTGCTCGACTGGGCACGCGGTTTTCAGCACCAGCCGGTGTTCCATCTGGTCCACGGCGAGCCAGAAGCGCGCGAGGCCCTGGCCGCCGGCCTGCGCGACGAGCTAGGGGCCGAGGCGCATGTACCCGCCTTCGGCGAGACCATCACCCTGTAG
- a CDS encoding Na/Pi cotransporter family protein, translating to MPEAEAVSTYALIAGFLGGLGLFLLGMTLLTDGLKTAGGKALQHILGQWTRTRPHALASGMGVTALVQSSSAVTVATIGFANAGLLTLGQSVWVIFGSNVGTTMTGWLVALIGFNIRIEAFALPAIGIGALLYLFMKAARPRYLGLALAGFGLLFFGIDVLRETFEGLSATFDLSALARPGFAGLLIMVGIGALLTVLMQSSSASMAMALTAAMSGAVPLEAAAAAVIGANLGTTVKALLVVIGATPNAKRVAAAHVIFNGLTAIVALLILPWFLAAIAWIWGSTGEAPAPAVLLALFHTAFNLLGVALMVPVAPPMIRFLQMRFRTEEEDIARPRFLDRHSAGVPDLALQSLLQETDRLADISHSMAREALRADPPAEGSLDTRRAAVEQLTAAISDFATRTANHPMPQAVGHGIAEVVRIARYHREIAVLAEQITDLRRHSTGEERPAVSDQRRAWQEQVIRALDLANLEPENGENIAAAEAVQSVEVAYADLKAALLREGTFGSLSMAEMERQLRIISMARRLVTQADKARRHTENLENHPRDIDSTLDSEAA from the coding sequence ATGCCGGAGGCCGAAGCCGTCAGCACCTATGCCCTGATCGCCGGCTTCCTCGGCGGTCTCGGGCTGTTCCTGCTCGGGATGACCCTGCTGACCGACGGCCTGAAGACGGCTGGCGGCAAAGCATTGCAACACATCCTTGGGCAGTGGACCCGCACCCGGCCACACGCCCTCGCCTCGGGCATGGGTGTGACCGCCCTCGTGCAGTCTTCCAGTGCGGTCACGGTCGCCACCATCGGCTTCGCCAATGCCGGCCTGCTGACGCTGGGCCAGTCGGTCTGGGTGATCTTCGGGTCCAACGTCGGCACCACCATGACCGGCTGGCTGGTCGCCCTGATCGGCTTCAACATCCGCATCGAGGCCTTTGCCCTGCCGGCGATCGGCATCGGCGCCCTGCTCTACCTGTTCATGAAGGCCGCACGCCCACGCTACCTGGGTCTGGCCCTGGCCGGCTTCGGCCTGCTGTTCTTCGGGATCGATGTACTGCGCGAGACCTTCGAGGGTCTGAGCGCGACCTTCGACCTCTCCGCCCTCGCCCGACCGGGCTTCGCCGGACTGTTGATCATGGTCGGCATCGGCGCGTTGCTGACCGTGCTGATGCAGAGCTCGTCGGCATCCATGGCAATGGCCCTGACCGCCGCGATGAGCGGGGCCGTGCCGCTGGAGGCCGCGGCCGCCGCAGTTATCGGGGCGAACCTCGGGACCACGGTCAAGGCACTCCTGGTCGTGATCGGCGCGACCCCGAACGCCAAGCGCGTCGCGGCGGCCCACGTGATCTTCAACGGCCTGACCGCGATCGTCGCATTGCTGATCCTGCCCTGGTTCCTGGCCGCGATCGCCTGGATCTGGGGCAGCACCGGGGAGGCCCCGGCCCCGGCGGTACTGCTGGCGCTGTTCCATACCGCGTTCAACCTGCTGGGTGTGGCGCTGATGGTGCCTGTCGCCCCGCCGATGATCCGCTTCCTGCAGATGCGTTTTCGCACGGAAGAGGAGGACATCGCCCGGCCACGTTTCCTTGACCGGCACAGCGCCGGCGTACCGGACCTGGCACTGCAGTCGCTGCTGCAGGAGACGGACCGGCTGGCGGATATCAGCCACTCTATGGCGCGCGAGGCCCTGCGGGCCGATCCGCCAGCCGAGGGCAGCCTGGACACCCGCCGGGCCGCCGTCGAGCAGCTGACGGCGGCGATCAGCGATTTCGCCACCCGCACCGCCAACCACCCCATGCCGCAGGCGGTAGGACACGGGATCGCCGAGGTCGTCCGCATCGCCCGCTATCATCGCGAGATAGCCGTATTGGCCGAGCAGATCACCGACCTGCGCAGGCACTCCACCGGCGAGGAACGCCCAGCCGTCAGCGACCAGCGCCGCGCGTGGCAGGAGCAGGTCATCCGCGCCCTCGACCTGGCCAACCTCGAGCCCGAAAATGGCGAGAACATCGCGGCCGCCGAGGCCGTCCAATCGGTTGAAGTCGCCTATGCCGACCTAAAGGCCGCACTGCTGCGCGAGGGGACCTTCGGCTCGCTGAGCATGGCCGAGATGGAGCGGCAGCTGCGGATCATCAGCATGGCGCGTCGCCTGGTGACGCAGGCCGACAAGGCTCGACGCCACACCGAGAACCTGGAAAACCATCCTCGTGACATCGATTCGACACTGGATTCGGAAGCCGCATGA
- a CDS encoding RNA ligase, translating into MIERHVLQEAIDNRRAEALTFDELEYARLLEPVNHYPRGSVVLPDGSVVPGYPSIGRIQSLEAGLPRQFEQPFWAEEKIDGFNVRILRWQGRVYAFSRGGYVCAFSTDRVVDFMDPVIFNAEPNLILCAEIAGPDTPYLEGSTPRVAHDVGLFVFDLMRLGQPGFVSQPEKFALIERHALPPAPLHGWFTPRDTRALGELIRRLDEEGAEGLVLKTADGQHRAKYVTGSSCVSDIRVCAEQLLDLPPEYFTNRLTRLAIFLSEHPDRHHADLDQALGQALLSGLHGAVAQHRRQGHVGHRYRCRFREHASALRFMNHMRATGGRHVSFAQDAPRQEDGYWLLEFERQFDRITGTLASALAGDRQYD; encoded by the coding sequence ATGATCGAGCGCCACGTGTTACAGGAAGCCATCGACAACCGTCGCGCCGAGGCCCTGACCTTTGACGAGCTGGAATACGCCCGGCTACTGGAGCCGGTGAACCACTACCCGCGCGGTTCCGTGGTGCTGCCGGATGGCTCGGTGGTGCCCGGATACCCGTCGATCGGGCGTATCCAGTCGCTGGAGGCCGGACTGCCAAGGCAGTTCGAGCAGCCGTTCTGGGCGGAGGAGAAGATCGACGGCTTCAACGTACGTATCCTGCGCTGGCAGGGACGCGTCTATGCGTTCAGCCGCGGCGGTTACGTCTGCGCGTTCAGTACTGACCGGGTCGTGGACTTCATGGACCCGGTCATTTTCAATGCCGAACCCAATCTGATTCTGTGCGCGGAGATCGCCGGGCCGGATACGCCGTACCTGGAAGGGTCCACGCCCCGGGTCGCCCATGACGTGGGCTTGTTCGTATTCGATCTAATGCGCCTGGGACAGCCCGGCTTCGTGTCCCAGCCAGAGAAGTTCGCGCTGATCGAGCGCCACGCCCTGCCCCCGGCGCCCCTGCACGGGTGGTTCACCCCGCGCGACACCCGCGCCCTCGGCGAGCTGATCCGGCGACTGGACGAGGAAGGCGCCGAGGGACTGGTGCTGAAGACCGCGGACGGGCAGCACCGGGCCAAGTATGTGACCGGGAGCTCCTGCGTCTCCGATATCCGGGTCTGCGCGGAACAGCTACTGGACCTGCCACCGGAGTATTTCACCAACCGCCTGACACGGCTCGCGATCTTCCTGTCCGAGCACCCGGATCGACACCATGCCGACCTCGATCAGGCCCTGGGCCAGGCGCTGCTGTCAGGGCTCCATGGCGCGGTCGCACAACACCGCCGGCAGGGGCATGTCGGCCATCGCTATCGCTGCCGCTTTCGCGAGCATGCCAGCGCACTGCGTTTCATGAACCACATGCGCGCCACCGGTGGGCGCCACGTCAGCTTTGCACAGGACGCGCCGCGCCAGGAAGATGGCTACTGGCTGCTGGAGTTCGAGCGCCAGTTCGACCGCATCACGGGCACACTGGCCTCCGCCCTGGCCGGCGACCGCCAGTACGACTGA
- a CDS encoding RNA ligase partner protein: MRRFVLDTSVFTNPHVAGQFGADPEDILRTFLHLARDCPAEFYMPLSVYEEFRGMRDLEALAADFETVVWVRSPRRFALTLPSDILYEFIDEVRTRIDRGLRIAEEHTRQAGAAESLKPELITQLRERFREAMRKGLVDSREDVDAVLLAMELDAELASADEGMRKLGNRMGIKLVTADYLRRVMENLAEAERPGA, from the coding sequence ATGCGCCGCTTCGTGCTGGATACCAGCGTGTTCACCAACCCGCATGTGGCGGGCCAGTTTGGCGCGGACCCGGAGGACATCCTGCGGACCTTCCTGCACCTGGCGCGGGACTGCCCGGCCGAGTTCTACATGCCGTTGTCGGTGTACGAGGAGTTTCGTGGCATGCGCGATCTCGAGGCCCTGGCCGCGGATTTCGAGACCGTGGTCTGGGTGCGTTCCCCGCGCCGCTTCGCCCTGACGCTGCCCAGCGACATCCTCTACGAGTTCATCGACGAGGTGCGTACGCGCATTGACCGGGGGTTGCGCATCGCCGAGGAGCACACGCGCCAGGCCGGTGCAGCCGAATCGCTCAAGCCGGAACTGATCACCCAGCTGCGCGAACGCTTTCGCGAGGCCATGCGCAAGGGCCTGGTGGATTCGCGCGAGGATGTCGATGCCGTCCTGCTGGCGATGGAACTCGATGCCGAGCTGGCCAGTGCCGACGAGGGCATGCGCAAGCTGGGCAATCGCATGGGGATCAAGCTGGTCACGGCCGACTACCTGCGCCGGGTGATGGAGAATCTCGCGGAGGCGGAGCGCCCCGGCGCCTGA
- a CDS encoding HDOD domain-containing protein, which produces MATRAEVEKFLERLRSDLERQQIDIPTLPDISVQALFIVQDDTSSIADLVNLISRDTALATRLVRHANSPAYRGLSRCATIRSAVTRLGMERARQTIIALSMKEVFQSGNDAIRQRMEALWNHSLEVAIISYLLAHRHPHLDPDTALLAGLVHDIGMIPILRRAEKTPAIYEDPRALQAAADAAHVAIGRAMLKNWNFEPEIIRAVADHENLQREPEPESPISYSDVVQAANIESHVGTPHRLAHIDREGVAALRRLAPRSSNRDLDWEGDAIGLEHVNQIIE; this is translated from the coding sequence TTGGCCACCCGCGCGGAAGTGGAAAAATTCCTCGAGCGCCTGCGCTCGGATCTGGAACGCCAGCAGATCGACATCCCGACCCTGCCGGATATCTCCGTGCAGGCGCTGTTCATCGTGCAGGACGACACCAGCTCCATCGCCGATCTGGTCAACCTGATCTCTCGCGATACGGCGCTCGCCACGCGGCTGGTGCGTCATGCCAACAGCCCTGCCTATCGGGGACTGAGCCGCTGCGCGACCATCCGGTCCGCAGTGACCCGCCTGGGGATGGAGCGGGCGCGCCAGACCATCATCGCCCTGTCGATGAAAGAGGTGTTTCAAAGCGGCAACGACGCGATCCGGCAGCGCATGGAGGCGTTGTGGAACCACAGCCTGGAGGTGGCGATCATCAGCTATCTGCTGGCCCACCGGCATCCCCACCTGGACCCGGATACCGCCCTGCTTGCCGGCCTGGTGCACGACATCGGCATGATCCCGATCCTGCGCCGCGCGGAGAAGACACCGGCGATCTACGAGGACCCGCGCGCCCTGCAGGCAGCGGCGGACGCCGCGCACGTGGCGATCGGCCGCGCAATGCTGAAGAACTGGAACTTCGAGCCGGAGATCATCCGCGCGGTCGCCGACCACGAGAATCTCCAGCGCGAACCGGAGCCCGAGTCCCCGATCAGCTACAGCGACGTCGTACAGGCCGCGAACATCGAAAGCCATGTCGGCACCCCCCACCGCCTGGCCCACATCGATCGCGAAGGGGTCGCTGCACTGCGCCGCCTGGCGCCGCGTTCGTCCAACCGGGATCTGGACTGGGAAGGCGACGCGATCGGCCTGGAACACGTCAACCAGATCATCGAGTAA
- a CDS encoding BLUF domain-containing protein — protein MTLQLVYVSRAAFAPHAHAAQGIEPEVGRILLQSRQNNPRARIVGALYYGDGHFFQCLEGEPEAVYATLERIRRDPRHEEITVLRERELERPGFGEWSMKYVPAAGEVRALLQQFGQRRFDPFGFDDQQIEAMLDLLRSGRDSELEAAPATSGSTPSTSHAPPGDWRRQLALAGWVAAAVTAGIAGTAGYLFLAGA, from the coding sequence ATGACCCTCCAACTGGTGTACGTCAGCCGCGCGGCCTTCGCGCCTCATGCCCATGCCGCCCAGGGTATCGAGCCCGAGGTCGGGCGGATCCTGCTGCAGTCGCGCCAGAACAACCCCCGGGCCCGCATCGTGGGCGCCCTCTATTACGGCGACGGCCACTTTTTCCAGTGCCTGGAGGGTGAACCCGAAGCGGTGTACGCGACCCTGGAGCGCATCCGCCGCGACCCGCGCCACGAAGAGATCACCGTACTGCGCGAGCGCGAACTGGAGCGCCCCGGCTTCGGAGAGTGGTCGATGAAGTATGTACCCGCGGCCGGCGAGGTGCGCGCCCTACTGCAGCAATTCGGGCAGCGTCGGTTCGATCCCTTCGGCTTCGACGACCAGCAGATCGAGGCGATGCTGGATCTCTTGCGCAGCGGACGCGACAGCGAGCTGGAGGCGGCACCCGCGACCAGCGGAAGCACGCCTTCAACGAGCCACGCCCCGCCGGGCGATTGGCGCCGCCAGTTGGCCCTGGCGGGCTGGGTCGCGGCCGCCGTAACCGCAGGCATCGCCGGCACGGCAGGCTATCTGTTCCTGGCCGGGGCCTGA
- the guaA gene encoding glutamine-hydrolyzing GMP synthase — protein MTQDLHAHRILVLDFGSQYTQLIARRVREARVYSEVHAWDMSAADIRAFNPTGIILSGGPESVNIDHPPRAEEAVFELGVPVLGICYGMQTMAAQLGGRVEPSERREFGYAQVRARGHTPLLRDIEDHTTPEGYGLLDVWMSHGDHVTELPQGFRLMASTDSAPIAGMADPERGFYGVQFHPEVTHTTQGQRIIERFLHDICGCEALWTADNIIDDMAARVREQVGDDHVVLGLSGGVDSSVVGALLHKAIGDQLTCVFVDTGLLRLGEGDQVMATFARHMGVNVIRVDAEDRFMRALAGVEDPEVKRKVIGGLFIDVFDEEAAKLDNVQWLAQGTIYPDVIESADSKTGKAHVIKSHHNVGGLPENMKLGLVEPLRELFKDEVRKIGVELGLPTEMVYRHPFPGPGLGVRILGEVKKEYAELLRRADAIFIEELRKADLYDKTSQAFAVFLPVKSVGVMGDGRRYDYVVALRAVETIDFMTARWAHLPYDFLDHVSRRIINEIPGISRVTYDISGKPPATIEWE, from the coding sequence ATGACCCAGGATCTTCACGCCCACCGCATTCTGGTGCTGGACTTCGGTTCCCAGTACACCCAGCTGATCGCCCGCCGTGTGCGCGAGGCCCGGGTCTACTCCGAGGTGCATGCCTGGGACATGTCGGCGGCGGACATCCGAGCGTTCAATCCCACCGGCATTATCCTCTCGGGCGGGCCGGAGTCGGTGAACATTGATCACCCGCCACGAGCCGAAGAAGCGGTGTTCGAGTTGGGCGTTCCGGTGCTGGGTATCTGTTATGGCATGCAGACCATGGCCGCCCAGCTAGGCGGCCGGGTCGAGCCCTCCGAGCGCCGCGAGTTCGGCTACGCCCAGGTGCGCGCCCGCGGCCATACGCCGCTGCTGCGCGACATCGAGGATCACACCACGCCGGAGGGTTACGGGCTGCTGGACGTGTGGATGTCGCACGGCGACCACGTGACCGAGCTGCCGCAGGGCTTTCGCCTGATGGCTTCCACCGACTCCGCACCGATCGCCGGCATGGCCGACCCGGAGCGCGGCTTCTACGGCGTACAGTTCCATCCCGAGGTGACCCACACCACCCAGGGTCAGCGCATCATCGAGCGCTTTCTGCACGACATCTGCGGCTGCGAGGCCCTGTGGACCGCCGACAACATCATCGATGACATGGCCGCCCGCGTGCGCGAGCAGGTGGGCGACGACCACGTGGTGCTGGGCCTGTCCGGCGGCGTGGACTCCTCGGTGGTCGGTGCGCTGCTGCACAAGGCGATCGGGGACCAGTTGACCTGCGTATTCGTGGACACCGGCCTGCTGCGCCTGGGCGAGGGCGATCAGGTGATGGCGACCTTCGCCCGTCACATGGGCGTGAACGTGATCCGGGTGGACGCCGAGGATCGCTTCATGCGCGCGCTGGCAGGGGTCGAGGACCCGGAGGTCAAGCGCAAGGTGATCGGCGGGCTGTTCATCGACGTGTTCGACGAGGAGGCCGCAAAGCTCGACAACGTGCAGTGGCTGGCCCAGGGCACGATCTACCCGGACGTGATCGAGTCGGCCGACTCCAAGACCGGCAAGGCCCATGTGATCAAGTCGCACCACAACGTGGGCGGGCTGCCCGAGAACATGAAGCTGGGGCTGGTGGAGCCGCTGCGCGAGCTGTTCAAGGACGAGGTGCGCAAGATCGGCGTCGAGCTGGGTCTGCCCACCGAGATGGTCTACCGCCACCCGTTCCCGGGGCCGGGCCTGGGCGTGCGCATCCTCGGCGAGGTGAAGAAGGAATACGCCGAGCTGCTGCGCCGCGCCGATGCGATCTTCATCGAGGAACTGCGCAAGGCCGATCTGTACGACAAGACCTCGCAGGCGTTTGCGGTCTTCCTGCCGGTGAAGTCGGTGGGGGTGATGGGCGACGGCCGGCGCTATGACTACGTCGTCGCGCTGCGCGCGGTGGAGACGATCGATTTCATGACCGCGCGCTGGGCGCACCTGCCGTACGACTTCCTCGATCACGTCTCGCGCCGGATCATCAACGAGATCCCCGGCATCTCGCGCGTGACCTACGACATCTCCGGCAAGCCCCCGGCCACGATCGAGTGGGAGTAG
- the guaB gene encoding IMP dehydrogenase translates to MRILDEALTFDDVLLIPGHSNVVPRDVDLTTNITREIQLSAPVVSAAMDTVTEARLAIAMAQEGGLGIVHKNMSIEAQAAEVQQVKKYESGVISEPITIGPSATIGEVVELTQANHISGVPVVDGNDLVGIVTSRDLRFETRMEAPVTEIMTPRERLVTVPEGADRGHVLELLHKHRIEKVLVVNDDFQLRGMITVKDIQKSTEHPNACKDDRGRLRVGAAVGVGAGTDERVAALVEAGVDVLVVDTAHGHSQGVLDRVAWVKKHYPEVQVIGGNIATAAAAKDLVAAGADGVKVGIGPGSICTTRIVAGVGVPQITAISDVAEALKGTGVPMIADGGVRFSGDLAKAIAAGANCVMLGSMFAGTEEAPGEVELYQGRSYKIYRGMGSLGAMQQGSSDRYFQDPNSSADKFVPEGIEGRVPYKGSIVAIIYQLMGGLRSSMGYVGAHNIEEMRSKPHFVRVTAAGMRESHVHDVAITKEAPNYRMD, encoded by the coding sequence ATGCGGATACTCGATGAAGCCCTGACCTTCGATGACGTGCTGCTGATCCCGGGGCATTCGAATGTCGTCCCCCGCGATGTCGATTTGACCACGAACATCACCCGCGAGATCCAGTTGAGCGCGCCGGTCGTCTCCGCCGCGATGGATACGGTGACCGAGGCGCGCCTGGCGATTGCCATGGCGCAGGAAGGCGGGCTCGGGATCGTGCACAAGAACATGTCGATCGAGGCCCAGGCCGCCGAGGTCCAGCAGGTCAAGAAGTACGAGAGCGGGGTGATCAGCGAGCCGATCACCATCGGCCCGAGCGCGACGATCGGCGAGGTCGTGGAGCTGACCCAGGCCAATCATATCTCCGGCGTGCCGGTGGTGGATGGCAATGACCTGGTCGGCATCGTGACCTCCCGCGACCTGCGCTTCGAGACCCGTATGGAGGCCCCGGTCACCGAGATCATGACCCCCCGTGAGCGCCTGGTCACCGTGCCCGAGGGCGCGGATCGCGGTCACGTACTGGAACTGCTGCACAAGCACCGCATCGAGAAGGTGCTGGTGGTCAACGACGACTTCCAGCTGCGCGGGATGATCACCGTCAAGGACATTCAGAAGTCCACCGAACACCCGAATGCCTGCAAGGACGATCGCGGTCGCCTGCGCGTGGGCGCGGCGGTTGGCGTGGGTGCCGGTACCGACGAGCGCGTGGCCGCGCTGGTCGAGGCCGGGGTGGACGTGCTGGTGGTGGATACCGCGCACGGTCACTCGCAGGGCGTGCTGGATCGCGTCGCCTGGGTGAAGAAGCACTATCCGGAGGTGCAGGTAATCGGCGGCAACATCGCCACCGCCGCCGCCGCGAAGGACCTGGTCGCAGCCGGGGCCGACGGCGTGAAGGTCGGGATCGGCCCCGGCTCGATCTGCACCACCCGCATCGTGGCCGGCGTGGGTGTGCCGCAGATCACCGCGATCTCGGATGTGGCCGAGGCACTGAAGGGCACCGGCGTGCCGATGATCGCCGATGGCGGCGTGCGCTTCTCCGGCGATCTGGCCAAGGCCATCGCCGCTGGCGCCAACTGCGTGATGCTGGGGTCGATGTTCGCCGGGACCGAGGAGGCCCCGGGCGAGGTCGAGCTCTATCAGGGCCGCTCCTACAAGATTTATCGCGGCATGGGTTCGCTGGGCGCGATGCAGCAGGGCTCCTCGGACCGCTATTTCCAGGATCCGAACAGCTCGGCCGACAAGTTCGTGCCCGAGGGCATCGAGGGCCGCGTGCCGTACAAGGGCTCGATCGTCGCGATCATCTACCAGCTGATGGGCGGATTGCGCTCGTCCATGGGCTATGTCGGCGCCCACAACATCGAGGAGATGCGCAGCAAGCCGCACTTCGTTCGTGTGACGGCCGCCGGTATGCGCGAGAGTCACGTGCACGACGTGGCGATCACCAAGGAAGCTCCGAACTACCGAATGGACTGA
- a CDS encoding DUF4197 domain-containing protein, which translates to MPERMPRLSRRRLLALMLAPGLIAIAAAPTARASWWPFNPDVLRALTRRPDASDLTTAEIIEAVHEALIIASHSATETLSQRNGFFGNPDVRIPLPEVLATARRSLDRIGMATPLTQLEEGMNRAAEAAIPEAREPLVRAVFALNLDNAREILAGDDDAATRHLEYHARADITETMRPAIQQSLEQVEALDTYGELKERMRDIPFLARVRFDPVEHVLEHAVEGLFFMLAEEEARLRANPQGRGTDVLHRVFRRQ; encoded by the coding sequence ATGCCCGAGCGCATGCCCCGCCTGAGCCGCCGCCGACTGCTTGCCCTGATGCTCGCGCCCGGGCTGATCGCGATCGCCGCGGCACCGACGGCCCGCGCCAGCTGGTGGCCCTTCAACCCCGACGTACTGCGCGCGCTGACCCGCCGCCCGGATGCCTCCGATCTCACGACGGCCGAGATCATCGAAGCGGTACACGAGGCGCTGATCATCGCGAGCCACTCGGCCACCGAGACCCTGTCCCAGCGCAACGGCTTCTTCGGCAACCCGGACGTACGCATCCCGCTCCCGGAGGTGCTCGCGACCGCCCGCCGCTCGCTGGATCGCATCGGCATGGCAACGCCGCTGACCCAGCTCGAGGAGGGGATGAACCGGGCCGCCGAGGCCGCCATACCGGAAGCCCGCGAGCCGTTGGTACGGGCCGTGTTCGCGCTGAATCTGGACAACGCCCGCGAGATCCTCGCCGGCGACGACGACGCCGCCACACGGCATCTCGAATACCACGCACGCGCCGATATCACCGAGACGATGCGCCCGGCCATCCAGCAGAGCCTGGAGCAGGTGGAGGCCCTGGACACCTACGGTGAGCTGAAGGAGCGCATGCGCGACATCCCCTTCCTCGCGCGCGTGCGCTTCGACCCGGTCGAGCACGTCCTGGAGCATGCGGTGGAAGGCCTGTTCTTCATGCTGGCCGAGGAAGAGGCCCGTCTGCGCGCCAACCCGCAGGGACGCGGCACCGATGTCCTGCACCGCGTGTTCCGGCGCCAGTAG